One window of the Streptomyces sp. NBC_00259 genome contains the following:
- a CDS encoding ABC transporter permease, giving the protein MNSARTLATAARVLRQLRHDPRSIALMLLVPCVMLLLLRYVFDGSPGTFDAIGASLLGIFPLITMFLITSIATLRERTSGTLERLLAMPLGKADLIAGYAVAFGLLAVIQSALATGLALWFLGLDVIGSAWLLLLVALLDALLGTALGLFVSAFAASEFQAVQFMPAVIFPQLLLCGLFTARDNMQPVLEGISKVLPMSYAVDGMNEVLHHTDVTADFIRDVLIVGACALLVLSLGAATLRRRTA; this is encoded by the coding sequence ATGAACTCGGCCCGCACCCTCGCCACCGCCGCCCGCGTACTGCGCCAGCTGCGGCACGACCCGCGCTCGATCGCCCTGATGCTCCTCGTGCCGTGCGTGATGCTCCTGCTCCTGCGCTACGTCTTCGACGGCAGCCCAGGGACCTTCGATGCCATCGGCGCCTCGCTGCTCGGCATCTTCCCGCTGATCACGATGTTCCTGATCACCTCCATCGCCACCCTGCGCGAGCGCACCTCCGGCACCCTCGAACGGCTGCTCGCCATGCCCCTCGGCAAAGCCGACCTGATCGCCGGGTACGCCGTCGCCTTCGGTCTCCTCGCCGTCATCCAGTCCGCCCTCGCCACCGGACTCGCGCTCTGGTTCCTCGGCCTGGACGTCATCGGCTCGGCCTGGCTGCTGCTCCTCGTCGCCCTCCTGGACGCCCTGCTCGGCACCGCACTCGGCCTGTTCGTCTCCGCCTTCGCCGCCTCCGAGTTCCAGGCGGTCCAGTTCATGCCGGCCGTGATCTTCCCTCAGCTCCTCCTCTGCGGCCTCTTCACCGCCCGGGACAACATGCAGCCCGTCCTCGAAGGCATCTCGAAGGTCCTGCCCATGTCGTACGCCGTCGACGGCATGAACGAAGTCCTCCACCACACCGACGTCACCGCCGACTTCATCCGCGACGTCCTCATCGTCGGCGCCTGCGCCCTCCTCGTCCTCTCGCTCGGCGCGGCCACACTCCGCCGTCGCACCGCGTGA
- the proC gene encoding pyrroline-5-carboxylate reductase produces MTQTVAVLGTGKIGEALLSGMIRAGWPASTLLVTARRAERAEELRTRYGVEAVTNADAAKRADILILAVKPQDMNKLLDELAPHISADRLVISAAAGITTATIQDRLAPNTPVVRVMPNTPVLVDEGMSVISAGSHATAEHLAHTEEIFGGVGKTLRVPESQQDAATALSGSGPAYFYFLVEAMTDAGILLGLPRSQAHDLIVQAAIGAAVMLRDSGEHPVKLREAVTSPAGTTISAIRELENHGVRAALIAALEAARDRSRELASGNG; encoded by the coding sequence ATGACCCAGACAGTCGCAGTCCTCGGCACCGGCAAGATCGGCGAGGCCCTGCTCAGCGGGATGATCAGGGCCGGCTGGCCCGCCTCCACCCTGCTGGTCACCGCCCGACGCGCGGAACGCGCCGAGGAGCTCCGCACCCGCTACGGCGTCGAAGCCGTCACCAACGCCGACGCCGCCAAGCGCGCCGACATCCTCATCCTGGCCGTCAAGCCCCAGGACATGAACAAACTCCTCGACGAACTCGCCCCCCACATCTCCGCCGACCGTCTCGTCATCAGCGCCGCGGCCGGAATCACCACCGCCACCATCCAGGACCGTCTCGCTCCCAACACCCCCGTCGTCCGTGTCATGCCGAACACGCCCGTCCTCGTCGACGAAGGCATGTCCGTCATCTCCGCGGGCAGCCACGCCACCGCCGAACACCTGGCCCACACCGAGGAGATCTTCGGCGGCGTCGGCAAGACCCTCCGCGTCCCCGAGTCCCAGCAGGACGCCGCCACCGCGCTCTCCGGCTCCGGCCCGGCCTACTTCTACTTCCTCGTCGAGGCCATGACCGACGCCGGCATCCTCCTCGGCCTGCCCCGGTCCCAGGCCCACGACCTGATCGTCCAGGCCGCGATCGGCGCCGCCGTGATGCTCCGCGACTCCGGCGAGCACCCGGTCAAGCTCCGCGAAGCCGTCACCTCCCCGGCCGGCACCACCATCAGTGCCATTCGCGAGCTCGAGAACCACGGCGTCCGCGCCGCCCTCATCGCCGCCCTGGAAGCGGCCCGCGACCGAAGCCGCGAGCTCGCCTCCGGCAACGGCTGA
- the trpS gene encoding tryptophan--tRNA ligase, with product MKRTFSGIKPTGHLTLGNYLGAVRQWAEVDQHRSDALFSVVDLHALTVEHDPARVRRLSRQAATLLLAAGLDPERCTVFVQSHVDEHARLSYLLECTATDGEMRRMIQYKEKGARARAAGESVRLSLLTYPVLMAADILAYATDEVPVGDDQAQHVELTRDLAVRFNQRYGHVFTVPKATHPRVAARVMDLQDPTSKMGKSAEGGAGVVYLLDDADTIRRKIMRAVTDSGQDVVHDRETRPGVANLLEILSACENGNPEALAGVYESYGALKKDTAEAVVELLRPLRERHAELAADPAYVDEVLRAGAARARGLARPLVDRAYRAIGLLPAG from the coding sequence ATGAAGCGGACCTTCAGTGGGATCAAGCCGACCGGGCATCTGACGCTGGGGAACTACCTCGGTGCCGTGCGGCAGTGGGCCGAGGTGGATCAGCACCGGTCGGATGCGCTGTTCAGCGTCGTGGATCTGCATGCCCTGACCGTCGAGCACGATCCGGCACGGGTGCGGAGACTCAGTCGGCAGGCGGCGACGCTGTTGCTGGCTGCCGGGCTGGATCCCGAGCGGTGCACCGTATTCGTACAGAGCCATGTGGACGAGCACGCCCGGCTCTCGTACCTGTTGGAGTGCACCGCCACGGACGGCGAGATGCGGCGCATGATCCAGTACAAGGAGAAGGGTGCGCGGGCGCGGGCCGCCGGGGAGAGCGTGCGGCTGTCGCTCCTGACGTATCCCGTGCTGATGGCCGCGGACATCCTGGCGTACGCGACGGACGAGGTCCCGGTCGGTGACGACCAGGCCCAGCACGTGGAGCTCACCCGGGACCTGGCCGTGCGCTTCAACCAGCGGTACGGGCATGTCTTCACCGTGCCGAAGGCGACGCATCCGCGGGTGGCGGCTCGGGTGATGGATCTGCAGGACCCGACGTCGAAGATGGGGAAGTCGGCTGAGGGCGGGGCCGGGGTCGTCTATCTGCTGGACGACGCGGACACGATCCGGCGCAAGATCATGCGGGCCGTGACGGACAGCGGGCAGGACGTCGTCCACGACCGGGAGACCCGGCCGGGGGTGGCGAACCTGCTGGAGATTCTTTCCGCCTGTGAGAACGGGAACCCCGAGGCCTTGGCCGGTGTATATGAGTCGTACGGCGCGCTCAAGAAGGACACGGCCGAAGCGGTGGTGGAGCTGCTGAGGCCGTTGCGGGAGCGGCACGCGGAGCTGGCGGCCGATCCGGCGTATGTGGATGAGGTGCTGAGGGCGGGGGCCGCGAGGGCCCGGGGCTTGGCCCGTCCTCTGGTGGATCGTGCCTATCGGGCGATCGGGCTGCTTCCGGCCGGCTGA
- a CDS encoding HAD family hydrolase, with the protein MRYDLVIFDNDGVLVDSEPISNTILAGYLTELGHPTSYEDSLRDYMGAAVHRVHDLVLERTGRRLPADFDETLHSRVFAAFERELEAVQGTDAVLGKLTADGVAYCVASSGSHERIRVGHRKTGMDAWFRDENIFSAQDVGRGKPAPDLFLHAAERMGVAPERCVVVEDSPLGVAAARAAGMDVYGFTAMTAARKLVGANGYFVDMGELPGLLA; encoded by the coding sequence ATGCGCTATGACCTGGTGATCTTCGACAACGACGGTGTGCTCGTCGACAGTGAGCCCATCTCCAACACCATCCTGGCCGGCTATCTGACCGAGTTGGGGCACCCCACCTCCTACGAGGACTCCCTGCGCGACTACATGGGTGCCGCTGTACACCGGGTGCACGACCTCGTGCTCGAGAGGACCGGGCGCCGGTTGCCGGCCGACTTCGACGAGACCCTGCATTCCCGCGTGTTCGCCGCCTTCGAGCGCGAGTTGGAAGCGGTGCAGGGGACGGACGCCGTTCTGGGCAAGCTGACTGCGGACGGGGTGGCCTACTGCGTGGCGTCATCGGGCAGCCACGAGCGGATCCGGGTCGGACACCGGAAGACCGGGATGGACGCGTGGTTCCGGGACGAGAACATCTTCAGCGCGCAGGACGTGGGCCGAGGGAAGCCGGCACCGGATCTCTTTCTGCACGCCGCCGAGCGCATGGGGGTGGCGCCGGAACGGTGTGTCGTGGTCGAGGACAGCCCGCTCGGGGTCGCGGCGGCCAGGGCGGCCGGGATGGACGTGTACGGGTTCACCGCGATGACGGCGGCGCGGAAGCTCGTCGGCGCCAACGGGTACTTCGTGGACATGGGGGAGTTGCCGGGATTGCTCGCGTGA
- a CDS encoding MFS transporter — translation MTDARLRHGRASLALSFFVQGVTFALLVTRIPAIQDRYGISDALLPLFLAAVPILAGVGSVGTEKLVARLRPGLVLRWSQPVVLLSLLGVGAGSELWHVAVALGAFGLAVGALDASMNMLGVSLQRAYGRSIMLGFHATYSLGGIVGASLAWVGAHWDLPLVVSYLPVVAVLLPAALVGSRWYVDADERRGRDAERAPEGRGAGVSFRLLLPLCLVMTFAYIGDSTVSNWSAKYLQDVLGSSEELATVPYNAYMVTTLLGRTVGDLGVRRFGAVAVVRCGTVLAAGGFAVVAVAPGPWLGLLGFTLLGLGLCVIVPQTFAAAGRQAVESGNPGASDVAVARLNVFNYVGFLIGSPLVGALGDTWNYRGAMLVPMVLVLVTLVYARSFAAESDRYGGEHERPRIVDVGRSGNEV, via the coding sequence ATGACGGATGCGCGGTTGCGGCACGGTCGGGCCTCGTTGGCGCTGAGCTTCTTTGTCCAGGGCGTGACCTTTGCGCTGCTCGTGACCCGAATACCGGCCATTCAGGACCGGTACGGGATATCCGACGCGCTGCTGCCGCTGTTCCTGGCGGCCGTGCCGATCCTGGCCGGGGTCGGCAGCGTGGGCACCGAGAAGCTTGTCGCCCGGCTCCGGCCGGGTCTCGTTCTGCGGTGGTCGCAGCCGGTTGTGCTGCTCTCGCTGCTGGGTGTGGGGGCGGGCAGCGAGCTGTGGCATGTGGCCGTGGCGCTGGGCGCGTTCGGGCTGGCCGTCGGTGCCCTGGATGCCTCCATGAACATGCTCGGGGTGAGCCTGCAGCGCGCGTACGGGCGCAGCATCATGCTCGGCTTCCACGCCACGTACAGCCTCGGTGGGATCGTCGGTGCGTCGCTGGCCTGGGTCGGGGCGCACTGGGACCTGCCGCTCGTGGTGTCGTATCTGCCGGTGGTGGCCGTGCTGCTGCCGGCGGCGCTCGTCGGAAGCCGCTGGTACGTGGACGCGGACGAGCGGCGGGGTCGTGACGCGGAGCGGGCACCGGAGGGCCGGGGAGCGGGCGTCTCGTTCAGGCTGCTGCTGCCGCTGTGCCTGGTGATGACGTTCGCGTACATCGGTGACTCGACGGTCTCCAATTGGAGCGCGAAGTACCTTCAGGACGTCCTGGGGAGCTCGGAGGAGCTGGCGACGGTCCCGTACAACGCGTACATGGTGACGACGTTGCTGGGGCGGACCGTGGGGGATCTCGGCGTACGGCGCTTCGGGGCGGTGGCGGTCGTGCGGTGCGGGACGGTACTGGCCGCGGGCGGGTTCGCGGTGGTGGCGGTGGCTCCCGGGCCGTGGCTGGGGCTCCTCGGGTTCACCTTGCTGGGGCTGGGTCTGTGTGTGATCGTCCCGCAGACCTTTGCGGCGGCGGGGCGGCAGGCCGTTGAGAGCGGCAATCCGGGCGCGAGCGATGTGGCCGTCGCACGTCTGAACGTCTTCAACTATGTGGGGTTCTTGATCGGGTCGCCGTTGGTCGGAGCTTTGGGGGACACGTGGAACTACCGGGGAGCGATGCTCGTTCCGATGGTGTTGGTGCTTGTGACGTTGGTGTACGCCCGGTCGTTCGCGGCGGAGTCCGACCGATACGGTGGCGAGCATGAGCGGCCGCGCATTGTTGATGTGGGACGAAGCGGTAACGAAGTATGA
- a CDS encoding acetoin utilization protein AcuC gives MSGRALLMWDEAVTKYDFGASHPMDPVRLALTMGLVRAYGLDRAVDVVSAKPAGESTLRLVHREDYVAAVRAASGNPRAADQSYGLGTMDDPAFAGMHEASALIAGQSVGAAEAVWRGEAAHAVNFAGGLHHAMPGAASGFCIYNDASLAIARLLELGAERVAYVDVDVHHGDGVQAAFWDDPRVLTISLHEHPRMLFPGTGWPEETGGSGPAEGSAANVALPAGTGDEGWLRAFHAVVPELLADFRPQVLVTQHGADTHFEDPLAHLAVSLDAQRLVQEACHELVHEYVEGGRWVALGGGGYAVVDVVPRSWTHLVGIAGHAPVDPESVIPASWRDEVYARTRQLGPGRMTDGRTPGWRSWEDGYDPADRLDQAVLATRRAVFPLRGMLA, from the coding sequence ATGAGCGGCCGCGCATTGTTGATGTGGGACGAAGCGGTAACGAAGTATGACTTCGGGGCCAGTCATCCGATGGATCCGGTTCGGCTGGCACTGACCATGGGGTTGGTGCGGGCGTACGGACTGGACCGCGCAGTGGATGTGGTGTCGGCGAAGCCGGCCGGGGAGTCGACGCTGCGACTGGTCCACCGTGAGGACTATGTGGCGGCGGTGCGAGCGGCCTCCGGGAACCCGCGGGCGGCGGACCAGTCGTACGGGCTGGGGACGATGGACGACCCGGCCTTCGCCGGTATGCACGAGGCGTCCGCGCTGATCGCCGGGCAGTCGGTCGGGGCCGCGGAAGCGGTGTGGCGGGGCGAAGCCGCGCACGCGGTGAACTTCGCGGGCGGGCTGCACCATGCGATGCCCGGGGCGGCCTCGGGATTCTGCATCTACAACGACGCGTCGTTGGCGATCGCGAGGCTGCTGGAGCTCGGCGCCGAGCGGGTCGCGTACGTGGATGTCGACGTGCATCACGGGGACGGGGTGCAGGCCGCGTTCTGGGACGACCCGAGGGTGCTGACGATTTCGCTGCACGAGCATCCGCGGATGCTCTTTCCCGGGACGGGATGGCCCGAGGAGACGGGCGGGTCGGGGCCGGCCGAGGGCTCGGCCGCGAATGTGGCGCTGCCCGCGGGCACCGGCGACGAGGGCTGGCTGCGCGCGTTCCACGCGGTCGTGCCGGAGCTGCTGGCGGACTTCCGGCCGCAGGTGCTGGTGACCCAGCACGGGGCGGACACGCACTTCGAGGATCCGCTGGCACATCTTGCGGTGTCGCTGGACGCTCAGCGGCTGGTGCAGGAGGCGTGTCACGAGCTCGTGCACGAGTACGTCGAGGGCGGCCGGTGGGTCGCACTCGGCGGCGGCGGATACGCGGTGGTGGATGTGGTGCCGAGGTCCTGGACTCATCTGGTCGGGATCGCGGGGCATGCGCCGGTGGATCCCGAGTCGGTGATCCCGGCGTCGTGGCGGGACGAGGTGTACGCGCGGACGCGGCAGTTGGGGCCCGGGCGGATGACGGACGGGCGTACCCCCGGCTGGCGGTCCTGGGAGGACGGGTACGACCCGGCGGACCGGCTGGACCAGGCGGTGCTGGCGACGCGGCGTGCGGTGTTCCCGCTGCGCGGAATGCTGGCCTAG
- a CDS encoding phosphatase translates to MLSRGALRAHLLAARLAGPVATSREESLRSYRLFAARDPRVTLGLDPEWAWGERDLIALMADKCGVSGDPDHVSGQDVIDPERTLSGLDAFAERLATVARHRGAVLIGTGHPHRLLGFYAELADALSAAGCLVLTPAQGRCIDITTRFGLRTYNLEYVRGVALVREPGVRETGCETGVHTHSPLPVRIALEGVAEAGSPVPELVIGDHGWVCGAGQLGFDAIGLADTDDPALFVGEAEGRVSVAVPLDDAVRSDYYRPLTRYVLNRACLSQ, encoded by the coding sequence GTGTTGAGCAGGGGAGCGTTGCGGGCGCATTTGTTGGCGGCGAGGCTGGCCGGTCCGGTGGCCACGTCGCGGGAGGAGAGTCTGCGGAGCTATCGGCTGTTCGCGGCCCGGGACCCGCGGGTCACGCTCGGGCTCGACCCCGAATGGGCATGGGGCGAGCGGGATTTGATCGCGCTGATGGCCGACAAGTGCGGGGTCTCCGGTGACCCGGATCATGTTTCCGGCCAGGATGTGATCGATCCTGAACGCACCTTGAGCGGGCTCGACGCGTTCGCCGAACGGCTGGCGACGGTGGCCCGGCACAGGGGAGCGGTGCTGATCGGGACCGGGCATCCGCACCGGCTGCTCGGGTTCTACGCCGAGCTGGCAGACGCTCTGTCGGCGGCGGGCTGTCTCGTCCTCACACCCGCGCAGGGGCGATGTATCGACATAACGACCCGGTTCGGGCTACGCACGTACAACCTCGAGTACGTACGAGGAGTTGCGCTGGTGCGGGAACCCGGCGTACGGGAAACCGGGTGTGAGACCGGCGTGCACACCCATTCACCCCTGCCGGTTCGGATCGCGCTGGAGGGGGTGGCCGAGGCGGGGAGCCCCGTGCCCGAGCTGGTCATCGGCGACCATGGCTGGGTCTGCGGCGCAGGTCAGCTCGGTTTCGATGCCATCGGCCTGGCGGATACGGACGATCCCGCGCTGTTCGTCGGCGAGGCCGAGGGGCGGGTGTCCGTCGCCGTTCCGCTTGATGACGCTGTGCGGTCCGATTACTACCGGCCGCTTACTCGCTATGTACTCAATCGAGCGTGTCTGTCACAGTAA
- a CDS encoding helix-turn-helix domain-containing protein, producing MAAGERPLNEVKFLTVAEVASVMRVSKMTVYRLVHSGHLPAIRVGRSFRVPEQAVHEYLRESFVGVESA from the coding sequence ATGGCTGCTGGCGAGAGGCCTCTCAACGAGGTCAAGTTCCTGACCGTGGCGGAAGTCGCCTCGGTGATGCGCGTGTCGAAGATGACCGTGTACCGCTTGGTGCACAGCGGTCATCTGCCGGCGATCCGGGTGGGCAGGTCCTTCCGGGTCCCGGAGCAAGCGGTTCACGAGTACCTCCGCGAGTCCTTTGTGGGGGTCGAATCGGCCTGA
- a CDS encoding 30S ribosomal protein bS22 — translation MGSVIKKRRKRMAKKKHRKLLKRTRVQRRNKK, via the coding sequence GTGGGCTCTGTTATCAAGAAGCGGCGCAAGCGGATGGCGAAGAAGAAGCACCGCAAGCTGCTCAAGCGCACGCGTGTTCAGCGTCGCAACAAGAAGTAA
- a CDS encoding NAD-dependent epimerase/dehydratase family protein, translated as MGKVVLVTGVARQLGGRFVRRIQRDPEVDRVVGVDAVTPEHPLGEADFVRADIRQPAIARVLAEHAVDTVVHMDVTGTPLGAGGRTSVKETNVIGTMQLLGACQKSPTVRRLVVKSSTSVYGSAPRDPAVFTETTPPKSLPSGGFAKDAVEVEGYVRGFARRRPDVAVCVLRFANILGPRADSPLADYFSLPVMPTVLGYDPRLQFVHEDDVIEVLRIASHEPRRGTLNSGTFNVAGDGVLLLSQCSRRLGRPTVPVLLPAVTWVGSALRTVGVTDFSPEQIRLLTHGRVVSTVQMRETLGFAPAYTTAETFADFARSRGPGLLPPEALARAVDRVAALPLAGGARTADSTTQSAG; from the coding sequence TTGGGCAAGGTCGTGCTCGTCACCGGTGTGGCCCGGCAGCTCGGGGGCCGCTTCGTACGCCGCATCCAGCGGGACCCCGAAGTGGACCGGGTGGTGGGCGTCGACGCGGTGACTCCCGAGCACCCACTCGGCGAAGCCGATTTCGTGCGGGCCGACATCCGGCAGCCCGCCATAGCCCGAGTACTGGCCGAGCACGCCGTCGACACCGTCGTCCACATGGACGTCACGGGCACGCCCCTCGGGGCCGGCGGCCGCACGTCGGTCAAGGAGACCAACGTCATCGGCACCATGCAACTGCTCGGGGCCTGTCAGAAGTCGCCGACCGTCCGGCGCCTGGTCGTCAAGTCCAGCACGAGTGTGTACGGCTCCGCGCCGCGGGACCCGGCCGTCTTCACCGAGACCACGCCGCCCAAGTCCCTGCCGAGCGGCGGCTTCGCCAAGGACGCGGTGGAGGTCGAGGGGTACGTACGCGGCTTCGCGCGCCGCAGGCCGGATGTGGCCGTGTGCGTGCTGCGCTTCGCGAACATCCTCGGACCGCGGGCCGACTCCCCGCTCGCCGACTACTTCTCGCTGCCCGTGATGCCGACCGTCCTCGGCTACGACCCGCGGCTGCAGTTCGTGCACGAGGACGACGTCATCGAGGTGCTGCGGATCGCCTCCCACGAGCCCCGCAGGGGAACGCTGAACAGCGGCACCTTCAACGTCGCGGGCGACGGCGTACTGCTGCTGTCGCAGTGCTCGCGCAGGCTCGGCCGCCCCACGGTGCCGGTGCTGCTGCCGGCCGTCACCTGGGTCGGTTCGGCGCTGCGCACGGTCGGCGTGACCGACTTCTCGCCGGAGCAGATCCGGCTGCTCACCCACGGCCGGGTCGTCAGCACCGTCCAGATGCGCGAGACGCTGGGCTTCGCCCCGGCCTACACGACCGCGGAGACCTTCGCCGACTTCGCACGCAGCCGTGGACCCGGCCTGCTGCCGCCGGAGGCCCTTGCGAGGGCGGTCGACAGGGTAGCCGCCCTGCCGCTGGCCGGTGGCGCCAGGACCGCCGACAGCACCACTCAGAGCGCCGGATAA
- a CDS encoding lysophospholipid acyltransferase family protein: MADAKVIPFDDDRSRNGAPQRSVRRRTGAGRRKSVAESAREIPVGSVPGQLGGERAAPGDAAAGDATDPVTASEGASPVPGAGGWDERIAGGLAFLRRRLTGDYDVDEFGYDKELTDQVLMSLLRPMYAKYFRVEVKGIENIPSEGGALVVANHSGTLPLDGLMMQVAVHDNHPAGRHLRLLAADLVFVLPVINELARKAGHTLACTEDAERLLQQGEVVGVMPEGFKGIGKPFSERYKLQRFGRGGFVSTALRAGTPIVPCSIVGAEEIYPMIGNAKTLARLLGFPYFPITPTFPWLGPLGAVPLPTKWTIQFGEPIPTDGYPPEAAEDPMLMFNLTDQVREQIQHTLYKLLVQRRSVFF; the protein is encoded by the coding sequence ATGGCGGACGCCAAGGTCATTCCGTTCGACGACGACCGGTCGCGCAACGGCGCGCCGCAGCGCTCGGTGCGGCGCCGTACGGGGGCGGGCCGGCGGAAATCCGTGGCCGAGTCCGCGCGTGAGATCCCGGTCGGGTCCGTCCCCGGACAGCTGGGCGGGGAGCGGGCGGCGCCGGGCGATGCCGCTGCCGGTGACGCCACGGACCCCGTGACGGCGTCCGAAGGGGCGTCGCCCGTGCCGGGCGCCGGCGGCTGGGACGAGCGCATCGCGGGCGGGCTGGCGTTCCTGCGGCGCCGGCTCACCGGTGACTACGACGTCGACGAGTTCGGCTACGACAAGGAACTCACCGACCAGGTACTCATGTCGCTGCTGCGGCCGATGTACGCGAAGTACTTCCGCGTCGAGGTGAAGGGCATCGAGAACATCCCGTCGGAGGGCGGGGCGCTCGTCGTGGCCAACCACTCCGGGACCCTGCCGCTGGACGGGCTGATGATGCAGGTCGCCGTCCACGACAACCATCCCGCCGGGCGGCATCTGCGGCTGCTGGCCGCGGACCTGGTCTTCGTCCTGCCGGTGATAAACGAGCTGGCGCGGAAGGCCGGGCACACGCTGGCGTGCACGGAGGACGCGGAACGGCTCCTGCAGCAGGGCGAGGTCGTCGGCGTCATGCCGGAGGGCTTCAAGGGCATCGGGAAGCCCTTCAGCGAGCGCTACAAGCTGCAGCGCTTCGGGCGGGGCGGCTTCGTCTCGACGGCGCTTCGGGCGGGGACGCCGATCGTGCCCTGCTCGATCGTCGGGGCGGAGGAGATCTATCCGATGATCGGTAATGCGAAAACGCTGGCGCGGCTGCTGGGGTTCCCGTACTTCCCGATCACGCCGACGTTCCCCTGGCTCGGTCCGCTGGGGGCGGTGCCGCTGCCGACGAAGTGGACGATCCAGTTCGGTGAGCCGATTCCGACGGACGGCTATCCGCCGGAGGCGGCGGAGGACCCGATGCTGATGTTCAACCTGACGGACCAGGTGCGGGAGCAGATCCAGCACACGCTGTACAAGCTGCTGGTGCAGCGCAGGTCCGTCTTCTTCTGA
- a CDS encoding DUF5667 domain-containing protein, with the protein MIANVSAHRRANAFAQALENQTLRGTAAEQPEDPAEPAGQGRLVALANGLGELPKPELDPEVKVVQRAQLVAAMEAMLLEGTAADSGASRGPTVPEQRASRRGAHRASPLRKLRPRSRWSKGLAAGGLTVGVAAGAFGGVAAASSDALPGDSLYGLKRGMEDLKLGMADDDADRGEIYLDQASTRLSEARRLMERGRAGELDHESVIEVRRALSGMRHDASEGHRLLHQAYERDGSLAPIATLSSFSTSHRETWNGLRDRLPAQLTDVRDEVSSVFDAIDQEVGPLRSLLPVAPETERGGSQQPGSTPQDSSGPSGKYDPSPSLPSEGGTDGSNRPQPSGSGASEDDGLLGGNTGGLLDPPQNSTSPSPSGGLPDPADPVPDVTIPPLLPGLLPGLGIDTEDMP; encoded by the coding sequence GTGATCGCGAACGTTTCGGCGCACCGGCGGGCGAACGCCTTCGCCCAGGCCCTGGAGAATCAGACGCTCCGGGGTACGGCGGCCGAGCAGCCCGAGGATCCGGCCGAACCGGCCGGACAAGGGCGGCTGGTGGCCCTGGCGAACGGCCTCGGTGAACTGCCGAAGCCGGAGTTGGATCCCGAGGTAAAGGTGGTGCAGCGAGCCCAGCTCGTGGCCGCCATGGAAGCGATGCTCCTGGAAGGCACCGCCGCGGACAGCGGTGCGTCCAGAGGTCCTACGGTGCCGGAGCAGCGGGCCTCCCGCCGCGGCGCCCACCGGGCCTCACCACTGCGGAAACTGCGTCCGCGCTCCCGCTGGTCCAAGGGCCTCGCGGCCGGCGGACTCACCGTCGGAGTGGCGGCCGGTGCCTTCGGAGGAGTGGCCGCCGCCAGCTCGGACGCCCTCCCCGGTGATTCCCTGTACGGGCTCAAGCGGGGCATGGAGGACCTCAAGCTCGGCATGGCCGACGACGACGCGGACCGCGGCGAGATCTATCTCGACCAGGCCTCGACCAGGCTGAGCGAAGCCCGCCGCCTCATGGAACGCGGCAGAGCCGGCGAGCTGGACCACGAGTCGGTGATCGAGGTCAGACGGGCCCTCAGCGGAATGCGCCACGACGCGTCCGAGGGCCACCGCCTGCTCCACCAGGCGTACGAGCGGGACGGCTCACTCGCCCCCATCGCCACGCTGTCCTCCTTCTCCACCTCCCACCGCGAGACGTGGAACGGGCTGCGGGATCGTCTCCCCGCCCAGCTCACCGACGTCCGCGACGAGGTGAGTTCGGTCTTCGACGCCATAGACCAGGAGGTCGGACCGCTCCGGTCGCTGCTGCCCGTCGCTCCCGAGACCGAGCGCGGCGGATCCCAGCAGCCCGGATCGACCCCGCAGGACTCCTCGGGTCCCTCGGGGAAGTACGACCCGTCGCCGTCCCTGCCGTCCGAGGGCGGGACGGACGGGAGCAACCGGCCCCAGCCGTCCGGCTCCGGCGCCTCGGAGGACGACGGGCTGCTCGGTGGCAACACCGGAGGCCTGCTCGACCCCCCGCAGAACAGCACGTCCCCGTCTCCGTCCGGAGGACTTCCGGATCCGGCCGATCCCGTGCCGGATGTGACGATCCCGCCGCTGCTGCCCGGGCTGCTGCCGGGCCTGGGCATCGACACCGAGGACATGCCGTAG